The Cryomorphaceae bacterium 1068 genome window below encodes:
- the nqrC gene encoding NADH:ubiquinone reductase (Na(+)-transporting) subunit C, translated as MAVDKNSNSFTFIFAFIMVVVVGAVLSFAAMSLKPLQVKNNIDKKMINILTSIGVEADRENAKELFYANITQRYILNSKGEILSTKEGEVMPTDPKDPFNVDVKKEFRDPTLSVDDRNYPLYVASIEGEEVVIIPLVGKGLWGPIWGYVALESDFNTIYGANFDHKTETPGLGAEIKESWFSNPFIGKTIYNESGELVSVDVVKGSAGPDNPHAVDGITGGTITSNGVDEMLERTFGVYDSYFKNNSQISQKQ; from the coding sequence ATGGCAGTAGATAAAAACAGCAACTCTTTTACCTTCATCTTCGCCTTTATAATGGTAGTGGTGGTGGGAGCCGTGCTTTCATTTGCGGCAATGTCATTGAAACCGCTGCAGGTTAAGAATAACATTGACAAGAAAATGATCAATATCCTTACTTCAATCGGGGTTGAGGCTGACCGCGAAAATGCCAAGGAGCTTTTTTACGCTAATATTACTCAGCGCTACATTTTGAACTCGAAAGGTGAAATTCTATCAACCAAAGAAGGAGAAGTGATGCCGACGGACCCGAAAGACCCCTTTAACGTTGATGTGAAAAAAGAGTTTAGAGATCCGACCCTAAGTGTTGATGATCGCAACTACCCCCTTTATGTCGCTTCTATCGAGGGCGAAGAAGTAGTCATTATTCCGCTTGTGGGTAAAGGACTCTGGGGCCCAATATGGGGTTATGTTGCACTGGAAAGTGATTTCAATACCATTTACGGAGCAAATTTCGATCACAAGACTGAAACTCCGGGGTTAGGTGCTGAAATCAAAGAATCTTGGTTTTCAAATCCCTTTATTGGAAAAACCATCTATAACGAATCAGGCGAGTTGGTCTCTGTCGATGTAGTGAAGGGCTCTGCTGGTCCTGATAATCCTCATGCAGTTGATGGTATCACCGGCGGAACCATCACCAGTAATGGAGTTGATGAGATGCTGGAGCGCACCTTCGGGGTTTATGATTCGTATTTTAAAAACAATTCTCAAATCAGCCAAAAGCAATGA
- a CDS encoding NADH:ubiquinone reductase (Na(+)-transporting) subunit D produces MSTETAAAANTQEVVKEAVPREPLFSAKNKRLLTDPLNDDNPITVQVLGICSALAITVQVQQAVVMCMSVLFVMLFGNMIISMMRNVIPSRIRIIVQLVVVASLVILVDQILKAFLPDIAEKLSVFIGLIITNCIIMGRFEAFAMGNKVWPSALDGIGNAIGYAWILVAVAIVREIFGSGAISFPGIGQIKFLPQSFFDAGYMNNNLMILPPMALITVGIIIWIQRSKNQKLIEAN; encoded by the coding sequence ATGAGCACTGAGACAGCCGCAGCGGCAAATACTCAAGAAGTTGTAAAAGAAGCAGTTCCAAGAGAACCACTCTTTTCGGCAAAGAACAAAAGACTCCTTACCGATCCGTTGAATGATGATAACCCAATTACCGTTCAGGTGTTGGGAATTTGTTCTGCACTAGCCATCACCGTGCAGGTGCAGCAGGCCGTGGTAATGTGTATGTCGGTACTTTTTGTAATGTTGTTTGGAAACATGATCATCTCTATGATGAGGAATGTGATCCCTTCCAGAATTCGAATCATTGTTCAGCTAGTAGTAGTTGCCTCATTGGTGATTTTGGTTGATCAGATTCTTAAAGCGTTCTTACCTGATATCGCAGAAAAACTATCCGTATTCATTGGTTTGATCATTACCAACTGTATTATCATGGGACGATTTGAAGCCTTTGCAATGGGTAATAAAGTATGGCCATCTGCACTAGACGGAATTGGAAATGCAATCGGATATGCTTGGATTTTGGTGGCAGTCGCCATTGTTCGTGAGATCTTCGGGTCAGGAGCGATCAGTTTTCCTGGTATCGGACAGATTAAATTCCTTCCCCAAAGCTTTTTCGATGCCGGGTATATGAACAATAACTTGATGATTCTTCCTCCGATGGCTTTGATCACCGTGGGTATTATCATTTGGATTCAACGTTCGAAGAATCAAAAACTCATTGAAGCAAACTAG
- the nqrE gene encoding NADH:ubiquinone reductase (Na(+)-transporting) subunit E, giving the protein MEAVNIFVKSIFIDNMIFAYFLGMCSYLAVSKTVKTAVGLGAAVIFVLGITVPINYLLENFVLAEGALTWVDESFATVDLSFLSFILFIAVIASMVQLVEMIVEKFAPALYGALGIFLPLIAVNCSILGGALFMQERQYTNIGDATVFGLGSGVGWFLAIVAIAAIREKIRYSNVPAPLRGLGITFIITGLMGLGFMAFMGIEL; this is encoded by the coding sequence ATGGAAGCAGTAAATATTTTCGTTAAGTCGATCTTTATCGACAACATGATTTTCGCATACTTCTTGGGTATGTGTTCATACTTGGCAGTATCCAAAACGGTTAAAACTGCAGTAGGTCTTGGAGCAGCAGTAATTTTCGTTCTTGGAATTACCGTACCCATTAACTACCTGCTTGAAAACTTTGTCTTGGCTGAAGGAGCACTCACTTGGGTCGACGAATCTTTCGCGACAGTTGATTTGAGCTTTTTAAGTTTCATTCTGTTCATCGCGGTTATTGCCTCTATGGTACAGCTTGTTGAGATGATCGTAGAGAAATTTGCTCCTGCGCTTTATGGAGCTCTAGGTATCTTTTTGCCGCTGATAGCAGTGAATTGCTCGATTCTTGGAGGTGCACTCTTTATGCAAGAACGTCAGTACACAAACATTGGCGATGCTACGGTGTTTGGTTTAGGAAGTGGAGTAGGTTGGTTTTTGGCTATTGTAGCTATTGCAGCCATTCGCGAAAAGATTCGCTATTCAAACGTTCCTGCGCCGCTTAGAGGACTTGGAATTACTTTTATCATTACAGGTCTCATGGGTCTAGGGTTTATGGCCTTCATGGGAATAGAATTATAA
- the nqrF gene encoding NADH:ubiquinone reductase (Na(+)-transporting) subunit F: MSVTIIATIAVFLVVTMLLVSVLLFAKSKLSPSGLVKIEINGEKTIEVEAGNTLLSTLGEAKIFLPSACGGGGTCAMCKCQVNDGGGEILPTEAPYFSRKEIAEQWRLGCQVKVKGDMKIHVPEEIFGIKKWECEVVSNYNVASFIKEFVVRLPEGENLDFEAGGYIQVDVPPCEVDFKDMDITSHPELGRDPMDFKGEWDKFGLWDLKMKNPETIFRAYSMANHPAEGNIVMLNIRIATPPWDREKNKWMDVNPGICSSYVFGCKPGDKVTISGPYGEFFIKETGSEMLYIGGGAGMAPMRSHLFHLFHTLKTDRKVSYWYGGRSKRELFYLDHFREIEKQFPNFTFHVVLSEPLPEDNWKEKKSMDDEGDGFTGFVHQAVIDNYLEHHEAPEDIEFYFCGPPLMNAAVLKMVDDWGVPPENVAFDDFGG, encoded by the coding sequence ATGAGTGTAACTATCATAGCAACAATTGCCGTCTTTTTAGTGGTTACTATGTTGTTGGTGAGTGTTTTGCTTTTTGCAAAGTCAAAACTATCGCCCTCGGGATTGGTGAAGATTGAGATCAATGGTGAGAAAACCATTGAAGTGGAAGCTGGAAATACCTTGCTTTCTACGCTTGGTGAAGCGAAGATTTTCCTTCCTTCAGCTTGTGGAGGGGGAGGAACTTGCGCTATGTGCAAGTGTCAGGTTAATGACGGAGGTGGTGAAATTTTGCCAACCGAAGCGCCGTACTTCTCGCGTAAAGAAATTGCTGAACAGTGGAGGCTGGGTTGCCAAGTGAAAGTAAAAGGCGACATGAAGATCCATGTTCCTGAGGAGATTTTCGGAATCAAGAAATGGGAATGTGAAGTTGTTTCAAATTACAATGTCGCTTCATTCATTAAAGAATTTGTCGTTCGTTTGCCCGAAGGTGAAAACTTGGACTTCGAAGCTGGTGGATATATCCAAGTGGATGTTCCTCCGTGCGAGGTAGATTTCAAAGATATGGACATCACTTCACATCCTGAATTGGGTCGTGATCCAATGGACTTCAAAGGTGAGTGGGACAAGTTTGGTTTATGGGATCTCAAAATGAAGAACCCGGAGACAATTTTCCGAGCATACTCCATGGCCAATCACCCTGCGGAAGGAAATATTGTGATGCTGAACATCCGTATCGCTACTCCACCATGGGATAGAGAGAAAAACAAGTGGATGGATGTGAATCCTGGTATTTGTTCATCTTACGTATTTGGATGCAAGCCAGGTGATAAAGTAACTATTTCAGGCCCTTACGGTGAATTCTTCATCAAAGAGACTGGTTCTGAGATGCTTTACATCGGTGGTGGTGCCGGAATGGCACCGATGAGATCACACCTGTTCCACCTCTTCCATACATTGAAGACAGACCGCAAGGTATCCTACTGGTACGGTGGACGTTCGAAGAGAGAGCTATTCTACCTAGATCACTTCCGAGAGATCGAGAAGCAATTTCCGAACTTTACTTTCCATGTCGTTCTGTCTGAGCCCCTTCCTGAAGATAATTGGAAGGAGAAGAAGAGCATGGATGACGAAGGTGACGGATTTACCGGGTTTGTTCATCAGGCGGTGATAGATAACTATTTGGAACACCATGAAGCGCCAGAGGATATTGAATTTTATTTCTGTGGACCTCCTTTGATGAATGCTGCCGTTCTAAAAATGGTAGACGATTGGGGAGTACCACCTGAGAATGTGGCCTTCGATGATTTTGGAGGGTAA
- a CDS encoding DUF6090 family protein, translating into MISLFRKVRKKNLQEYRFARYVLYAIGEIVLVVIGILIAIQINTANQNRQNRALERQLLRSFQTDIAASIRELDRVIEKSKITALAADSILSIHRDQSESIEPSDMGELMMTLTGYTSFASQDGTVSDILGSGNLDIIQNDSIRLALASWTSNLKLLRGWEELDKTSSIQVHNLLEQNLDIYKADPSEFLTEETLEALFSSRVFLNMTSGRYHLTSVLNEIYRDKRKDYKKLSEMIQDEI; encoded by the coding sequence ATGATAAGCCTCTTCAGAAAGGTCAGGAAAAAGAACCTCCAAGAATATCGTTTCGCGCGATATGTGCTTTATGCTATTGGTGAGATTGTTCTGGTAGTGATAGGCATTCTCATCGCAATTCAAATAAACACGGCAAATCAAAATAGACAGAACAGGGCTCTAGAGCGCCAATTGCTAAGAAGTTTTCAGACCGATATAGCTGCCAGCATTCGAGAGCTGGACAGGGTAATTGAGAAGTCAAAAATCACGGCGCTTGCAGCAGATTCTATCCTCAGTATTCACCGAGATCAAAGCGAATCTATAGAGCCAAGCGACATGGGCGAGCTAATGATGACCCTGACAGGGTATACATCCTTCGCGTCACAAGACGGAACGGTGAGTGATATACTCGGATCGGGAAACTTGGATATTATTCAAAATGATAGCATTCGTTTAGCCCTCGCTTCTTGGACTTCAAACCTAAAATTACTCCGCGGGTGGGAGGAGTTGGATAAAACATCCTCCATTCAGGTACACAACTTATTGGAACAAAATCTCGATATATACAAAGCTGATCCTTCCGAATTTCTCACGGAAGAAACTCTGGAAGCGCTATTTAGCAGCAGAGTTTTTCTCAATATGACATCAGGACGTTATCACCTCACTTCGGTACTCAATGAAATATATCGAGACAAGAGGAAAGACTATAAGAAGTTGAGCGAAATGATTCAAGACGAAATTTGA
- a CDS encoding VWA domain-containing protein — protein sequence MQGFLFREYIPELDKRSPFERLLEIFLELITYTSGDVDEALDWLRELDKEHRLTNDDYTIEDFIEDLFAKGYLQQGGDGDGEGNGGGSSISAKTEQAIRKNAMEQIFGKMKKSTTGGHRTGQAGSGDEPTGDRRPFQFGDRADQIDFTDSIRNAQIRSAGGEFSLHEQDLEIRETELKASASTVLMIDISHSMILYGEDRITPAKKVSMALAEYISTRYPKDTLDIIVFGNDAWQISVKDLPYLKVGPYHTNTVAGLQLAMDLLRRRKNNNKQIFMITDGKPSCLKTKDGYYKNSFGLDPVIVNKCLNLASECRKINIPITTFMIAQDPYLQQFVEEFTEANNGKAIYTGLGGLGEWIFSDYERNRKRKG from the coding sequence ATGCAAGGATTCCTTTTTAGAGAATACATTCCCGAACTCGACAAGCGCTCACCTTTCGAACGACTCCTGGAAATCTTCCTGGAACTCATTACCTATACTTCAGGTGATGTAGACGAGGCATTGGACTGGCTGCGTGAGTTGGACAAGGAGCACAGACTTACCAACGACGACTACACGATTGAAGATTTCATAGAAGACCTATTTGCCAAAGGCTACCTACAGCAAGGTGGCGATGGCGATGGAGAAGGAAATGGCGGAGGCTCGAGCATTTCGGCAAAAACAGAGCAAGCCATTCGCAAGAATGCCATGGAGCAGATTTTCGGGAAGATGAAAAAGAGCACCACCGGCGGACACCGAACGGGTCAAGCGGGCAGCGGAGATGAACCTACGGGAGACCGCAGACCATTTCAGTTTGGAGATCGAGCCGATCAAATCGACTTTACCGATAGCATACGCAACGCACAAATCAGATCAGCGGGAGGCGAATTCAGCCTTCACGAGCAAGACCTCGAGATTCGAGAAACGGAATTGAAAGCATCAGCCTCTACCGTGCTCATGATCGACATCTCCCACTCCATGATTCTCTATGGAGAAGATCGAATCACCCCTGCCAAGAAAGTGAGCATGGCTTTGGCGGAATACATCAGCACCCGATACCCGAAAGACACTCTGGACATTATCGTTTTCGGAAACGATGCTTGGCAGATCAGCGTGAAAGACCTCCCCTATCTCAAAGTAGGCCCGTACCATACCAACACGGTGGCGGGACTGCAATTAGCCATGGACTTGCTGCGTCGACGCAAAAATAACAACAAGCAGATTTTCATGATTACCGATGGGAAGCCTTCTTGCCTGAAGACAAAAGACGGTTACTACAAAAACAGCTTTGGACTTGATCCGGTTATCGTTAATAAGTGTCTGAATCTTGCCTCTGAGTGTCGTAAAATCAATATCCCGATTACAACCTTTATGATTGCTCAAGATCCCTACTTGCAGCAATTCGTCGAGGAATTTACGGAAGCCAACAACGGTAAAGCCATCTACACAGGCCTTGGTGGCTTAGGTGAATGGATCTTCAGCGATTACGAAAGGAATCGGAAGAGAAAGGGGTGA
- a CDS encoding mechanosensitive ion channel — translation MQAETDFAEFIEVWLHESMGVDLAMTQLLKMIILLVLTVFAASILWWIGQQIINRLLERVIRKTNADWDDVLLEQGVFRKLGHIVPAFVVSELTPIVFSDYPDAIPAIEQVTDAFVMFIIIRIVVAFIGAMSIFLHRSPKFKDKPIASFTQLAKIIVWSIGGIALFGIVLGKNPLTIFTALGAVSAVLILVFKDTILGFMASIQLTINDMVRIGDWVSVPQYGADGDVIEINLTTVKVANWDKTISTVPTYSFVSDSFKNWRGMQESGGRRIKRAINLKISKVKFCDQEMLDRFSKVGLVKDYIAQRQKEIDTFNSEKHIDTKSSVVNGRRMTNIGILRAYILSYVKQNPNINQDMTCMVRQLEATEKGVPLEVYCFSAIQSWIDYERIQSDMFDHILAAVGQFDLEVFENPAGSDWHQMNQKQLKHD, via the coding sequence ATGCAGGCAGAAACTGATTTCGCAGAATTTATCGAAGTATGGCTCCACGAGAGTATGGGTGTCGATTTGGCCATGACCCAACTATTGAAGATGATCATCTTGTTGGTTCTTACGGTATTTGCAGCTAGTATTTTGTGGTGGATTGGCCAGCAAATTATCAATCGATTGCTCGAAAGAGTCATACGAAAGACGAATGCAGATTGGGATGATGTTCTTTTAGAACAAGGCGTATTTCGAAAGCTAGGGCACATTGTTCCAGCCTTTGTAGTGAGTGAACTAACGCCGATTGTTTTTAGTGACTACCCTGATGCCATCCCAGCCATAGAGCAAGTTACGGATGCTTTCGTGATGTTCATCATCATCCGAATCGTTGTGGCCTTCATAGGAGCCATGTCCATTTTTCTTCACCGCTCTCCAAAATTTAAAGACAAGCCGATTGCCAGTTTCACTCAGCTGGCTAAAATCATCGTTTGGTCTATCGGTGGTATTGCTCTTTTCGGAATTGTCCTGGGCAAAAATCCACTGACCATCTTCACTGCGCTCGGTGCTGTTTCAGCTGTGTTGATCTTAGTTTTTAAAGACACGATCCTTGGGTTTATGGCGAGCATTCAGTTGACCATCAATGATATGGTGCGCATCGGCGATTGGGTGTCCGTCCCACAATATGGAGCAGATGGCGATGTGATTGAAATCAACCTGACTACCGTTAAAGTGGCCAATTGGGACAAGACCATCTCCACCGTTCCGACCTATTCTTTCGTTTCCGATAGTTTTAAAAACTGGCGGGGAATGCAGGAAAGTGGCGGACGACGAATTAAAAGGGCCATTAACTTAAAGATTTCCAAAGTCAAATTCTGCGATCAAGAGATGTTGGACCGATTCTCAAAAGTGGGATTAGTGAAGGATTATATTGCCCAAAGGCAAAAGGAAATCGACACCTTCAATTCAGAAAAGCACATCGACACCAAATCCTCTGTGGTAAATGGCCGTCGAATGACGAACATCGGAATTTTACGAGCTTACATACTCAGCTACGTTAAACAGAATCCGAATATCAATCAGGATATGACCTGTATGGTTCGTCAATTAGAAGCTACTGAAAAAGGTGTTCCACTGGAAGTCTACTGTTTTTCAGCTATTCAGTCCTGGATAGACTATGAACGAATTCAATCAGATATGTTTGATCATATTTTGGCAGCCGTAGGTCAGTTTGACTTGGAGGTATTCGAAAACCCCGCTGGTTCTGATTGGCACCAAATGAATCAAAAACAACTAAAACATGACTAA
- a CDS encoding TIGR00266 family protein, whose product MTNHEIDYRIIGEELQCVEIELDPQESVVAEAGSLMMMHDSIEMRTIFGDGSDQNQGIFNKFLSAGKRVLTGESLFLTAYTNQGFGKRHVTFAAPYPGKVVPFDLSQFNGKIVCQKEAFLCAAKGVSVGIEFQKRIGVGLFGGEGFIMQKLEGDGMAFVHAGGTILEKELAAGEVLRVDTGCLVAFNQSIDYNIEMVKGIRNAFFGGEGLFLATLRGPGKVWIQSMPFSRLADKIISVAPKMGGKRKGEGSILGGLGDLLDGDNSI is encoded by the coding sequence ATGACTAATCACGAAATTGACTATCGAATCATCGGTGAAGAACTTCAATGTGTTGAAATAGAACTTGATCCCCAAGAATCTGTTGTGGCTGAGGCTGGTTCATTGATGATGATGCACGATTCCATTGAAATGCGGACCATATTTGGTGATGGTTCCGATCAGAATCAAGGAATTTTCAATAAATTCCTTTCGGCAGGAAAGCGCGTATTGACAGGCGAAAGCCTTTTTCTGACGGCCTACACCAATCAGGGTTTTGGTAAACGACACGTCACCTTTGCTGCGCCTTACCCAGGGAAGGTAGTGCCTTTTGATTTAAGCCAATTCAATGGTAAGATTGTATGCCAGAAGGAAGCTTTTCTTTGCGCTGCAAAAGGAGTTTCGGTAGGCATCGAATTCCAAAAACGAATTGGAGTGGGGTTATTTGGTGGTGAAGGGTTTATTATGCAAAAACTCGAAGGAGACGGAATGGCATTCGTTCATGCAGGTGGCACTATCCTCGAAAAGGAGTTGGCGGCAGGCGAAGTCTTGCGTGTGGATACCGGCTGTTTAGTAGCTTTCAACCAATCCATCGATTACAACATCGAAATGGTAAAAGGAATTCGGAATGCCTTTTTTGGCGGAGAAGGATTATTCCTGGCTACCCTTCGAGGACCTGGAAAAGTCTGGATCCAAAGTATGCCTTTCAGCCGATTGGCTGACAAAATTATCAGTGTAGCCCCAAAAATGGGTGGGAAGCGAAAAGGAGAAGGAAGTATCCTGGGCGGATTGGGTGATCTATTGGATGGGGATAACAGTATTTAG
- a CDS encoding M20/M25/M40 family metallo-hydrolase, which translates to MNKTARIDLCSSPSHLFKWLAIGFAIFIACSAFAQGDSLKIREIYDMALTEGQAYENLRQLCKDVGNRLSGSEGAEKAVRWSQAKMESYGFDKVWKEPVMVQKWTRGEEETCYLLPDRTPLKVLALGFSVGTDGPLEAEVVEFETMQALKDAPEGSLEGKIVFLNQGMNAKLISTFSAYSGCSGGRVRGPSVASEKGAIGFVMRSLGLRADDFPHTGVMYYSGETDSIPALALSTNASYALSQHIEKNGSARIVMEANCEFHPDVESHNVVGEITGSEFPNKVITIGGHLDSWDVGEGAHDDGTGVIQSLEVLRIMKESGLKPRHTIRCVFFMNEENGARGGRAYAEYCRERGDDHLAAMESDRGGFTPRGFTVDASSAEIDYLAEWVSLFEPYNVHFIRKGYGGVDINPLKESGTPLIGFVPDSQRYFDVHHTENDVFENVNQRELELGAATMTSLIYLIDKYGMPEKIVD; encoded by the coding sequence ATGAATAAAACTGCACGCATCGATCTTTGTTCCAGCCCAAGTCATCTTTTTAAATGGCTTGCCATTGGCTTCGCCATATTCATAGCTTGCTCAGCTTTCGCACAAGGTGATAGCCTAAAAATCAGAGAAATCTATGATATGGCGCTAACGGAAGGTCAGGCCTATGAAAACCTGCGACAACTCTGCAAAGATGTTGGAAATCGACTTAGTGGTAGCGAAGGTGCCGAGAAAGCGGTTCGATGGTCACAAGCCAAAATGGAGTCTTACGGCTTTGACAAAGTCTGGAAAGAGCCCGTGATGGTTCAGAAATGGACTCGTGGCGAAGAAGAGACTTGCTACCTCCTTCCCGACCGAACACCGTTAAAGGTTTTGGCTTTGGGATTCAGCGTAGGAACGGATGGCCCGCTGGAAGCGGAAGTAGTAGAATTTGAAACGATGCAAGCCTTAAAGGACGCGCCCGAAGGTTCCCTTGAGGGAAAAATCGTTTTTCTGAATCAAGGGATGAACGCCAAACTCATCAGCACATTTAGCGCTTACAGCGGATGTTCTGGTGGACGCGTTCGAGGCCCCTCTGTAGCCTCCGAAAAAGGAGCAATTGGATTCGTGATGCGCTCACTGGGACTGAGAGCCGATGATTTCCCTCACACGGGTGTGATGTATTATTCAGGAGAAACCGACAGCATACCCGCCCTTGCCTTGAGCACAAATGCCTCTTATGCTCTTTCCCAACATATCGAAAAAAACGGATCAGCTCGAATTGTGATGGAAGCCAATTGCGAATTTCATCCAGATGTGGAATCTCACAATGTGGTTGGTGAAATTACGGGCTCAGAATTTCCCAATAAGGTAATCACCATCGGCGGTCACCTAGATAGCTGGGATGTTGGCGAAGGAGCCCACGATGATGGAACAGGCGTCATTCAATCATTGGAAGTGCTGAGAATCATGAAAGAATCAGGGTTAAAACCCAGACACACAATCAGGTGCGTCTTCTTTATGAATGAAGAAAACGGAGCCAGAGGTGGTAGAGCTTACGCCGAATACTGTCGAGAAAGAGGAGACGATCATCTTGCTGCAATGGAAAGTGACCGTGGAGGATTCACCCCGAGAGGATTTACCGTAGACGCCTCATCTGCTGAAATAGACTACCTCGCCGAATGGGTTTCGCTTTTTGAGCCCTACAATGTTCACTTTATCAGAAAAGGCTACGGAGGTGTAGACATTAATCCTTTAAAAGAATCGGGAACTCCACTTATTGGTTTCGTACCTGACTCGCAGCGCTATTTTGATGTGCACCACACCGAGAACGATGTTTTCGAGAATGTCAATCAGCGAGAACTCGAACTAGGAGCGGCTACTATGACTTCGCTTATTTATTTGATAGATAAGTATGGGATGCCTGAGAAAATTGTTGACTAG
- a CDS encoding nitroreductase: MRYNLSEITELIRNRRTIYPEQYTERVVQRDMLETILTNGLWAPTHGKTQPWRFKVYTGEGIAGLSQKMLNLYKSLIPEEDFKEVKYKRIESRIEKTSALVLLSMKRTPDTKIPELEEIEAVSCAAQNIMLTAAAYGLGTFWSSPKFLYTEEANASFGLDKNDKILGLFYFGYPSGDWPKSHRKPLEFVTEWIDG; encoded by the coding sequence ATGAGATACAACCTCAGCGAAATAACCGAATTGATAAGAAACAGGAGAACTATCTATCCTGAACAATATACTGAAAGAGTGGTTCAGCGTGATATGCTTGAAACCATACTTACCAACGGACTTTGGGCTCCGACTCACGGAAAAACACAACCTTGGAGATTTAAAGTGTATACCGGAGAGGGTATAGCAGGCTTGTCTCAAAAGATGTTGAATCTTTATAAATCTCTAATCCCCGAGGAGGATTTTAAAGAGGTCAAATACAAAAGAATCGAGTCCAGGATTGAAAAGACTTCAGCACTTGTGCTCCTATCAATGAAGCGAACACCAGACACAAAAATCCCTGAATTGGAAGAAATTGAAGCGGTAAGCTGTGCTGCCCAAAACATCATGTTAACGGCTGCAGCTTATGGTTTGGGAACTTTTTGGTCTTCGCCAAAATTTCTCTACACTGAAGAAGCAAATGCCTCTTTTGGTCTGGACAAAAACGATAAGATTCTCGGGCTCTTTTATTTCGGCTATCCTTCCGGTGATTGGCCAAAAAGTCACCGAAAGCCTTTGGAGTTTGTTACGGAGTGGATTGATGGCTAA
- a CDS encoding M23 family metallopeptidase: protein MKLSPLILLALLVSLSSFGEGDPVRRDTASAMVVYDAEVKFVPRADYSAAHYENVIDSLVLLDTVPVSLIKQLSIYKTLSEKEPSDLPFVIDSIFESSEVNQNALNAVNIYMTAVDRAVVKPSGFELYVPADNSPYPANAFYEEWNTQVPNPFRNKLTKFDSTLTLLLVDSLSNCGFQTPFNGVVTSHFGWRYGRNHNGIDIDLEVWDPVHSAFPGVVRVARYYKGFGRVVVVRHHNGLETLYAHLHRFKVKPGDIVEAGDVVGLGGSSGNSTGSHLHFEVRFQGVPIKPSQIINFKTNELRSNVIQLSRSGAFLAAVPEMNEYQVKKGDYLYRVARLFGLSVEELCAMNGLKSTESLKVGQKLIVGT from the coding sequence ATGAAACTATCCCCTTTAATCCTTCTGGCACTCTTGGTGTCACTTTCTTCTTTTGGCGAAGGCGATCCTGTAAGACGGGATACAGCTTCGGCTATGGTCGTTTATGATGCTGAAGTAAAATTCGTACCAAGGGCAGATTACTCAGCTGCCCACTATGAAAATGTTATTGATTCATTGGTTTTACTAGATACGGTTCCCGTATCGCTGATCAAGCAATTGAGCATTTATAAAACTCTTTCTGAAAAAGAACCCTCGGATCTTCCTTTCGTTATTGACAGCATTTTCGAGTCGAGTGAAGTGAATCAAAATGCTTTGAATGCAGTCAATATTTATATGACTGCTGTTGATAGAGCCGTTGTGAAACCTTCGGGATTTGAGTTATACGTTCCTGCAGATAATAGCCCTTATCCGGCCAATGCATTCTATGAAGAATGGAATACTCAAGTGCCCAACCCATTCCGAAATAAGCTCACGAAATTCGATTCGACTCTTACATTATTATTGGTTGATAGTCTTTCGAACTGTGGTTTTCAAACCCCTTTTAACGGCGTGGTGACCAGTCATTTTGGCTGGCGTTACGGAAGAAATCACAACGGTATTGACATTGATCTCGAAGTTTGGGATCCTGTTCACTCGGCATTTCCGGGTGTAGTTCGGGTAGCTCGATACTACAAGGGATTTGGTAGAGTGGTAGTAGTAAGGCATCACAACGGACTGGAAACGCTTTATGCACACCTTCATCGATTTAAAGTGAAGCCGGGTGATATTGTAGAAGCAGGAGATGTAGTAGGTTTGGGCGGTAGCTCAGGAAATTCTACAGGATCTCACCTCCATTTTGAAGTCCGTTTCCAAGGCGTTCCTATCAAGCCTTCACAAATTATTAATTTCAAAACGAACGAGCTGCGCAGCAATGTTATCCAGCTCAGTCGGTCGGGTGCATTTCTGGCTGCCGTTCCTGAAATGAACGAGTATCAAGTAAAAAAAGGTGATTACCTTTATCGAGTTGCTCGCCTTTTCGGATTATCTGTTGAAGAGCTTTGTGCTATGAACGGGTTGAAAAGTACCGAATCACTTAAGGTGGGCCAAAAGTTGATAGTTGGCACTTAA